The following proteins are encoded in a genomic region of Anaerobranca californiensis DSM 14826:
- a CDS encoding response regulator transcription factor — MISRVGPLWSLKGEIEREKGNLNEAEHYIEKGLYLSKPENLYYTWNSLYKISLLYSQKKFQQGLDLITEINVTNSQFLPPIFSYFLTLWEAKICLKLQQTDKTKDILKKIGITTHSQLIDGMEEGYLILFKAYIEEKQWNIHDIDYHLNVITKKALNEGNKPLYLKTLLLLYRFHNKNKNLDKLKGILEKKRLAVDCGYYQTLIDENTDILDKTPIATTDLIEDLSKREIEILQLINKGLTNQDIADKLFLSLGTVKWYTNNIYSKLGVKNRTAALAVARKLNLL, encoded by the coding sequence ATGATTAGCAGGGTAGGTCCCCTTTGGTCACTAAAAGGGGAGATTGAAAGGGAAAAGGGAAACCTTAATGAAGCTGAACATTACATAGAAAAAGGCCTTTATTTAAGTAAGCCGGAAAACCTTTACTATACTTGGAACTCTCTATATAAAATTTCCTTGTTATATTCCCAAAAAAAATTCCAACAAGGTTTAGATCTTATAACAGAAATCAATGTTACAAATTCCCAATTTCTCCCTCCTATCTTCAGCTATTTTCTCACCCTTTGGGAAGCTAAAATTTGCCTTAAACTACAACAAACAGATAAAACCAAAGATATTCTAAAAAAAATAGGTATAACAACACACTCCCAGTTAATAGATGGGATGGAAGAAGGTTATCTAATTTTATTTAAAGCTTATATAGAGGAAAAACAATGGAATATCCATGATATCGATTACCATTTAAATGTCATCACTAAAAAAGCTTTAAATGAAGGGAATAAACCATTATATCTCAAAACATTACTGTTACTTTATCGTTTCCATAATAAAAATAAAAATTTAGATAAATTAAAAGGAATATTAGAAAAAAAAAGATTAGCCGTTGATTGTGGTTACTATCAAACTCTTATAGATGAAAATACGGATATTTTAGATAAAACTCCCATTGCTACAACTGATCTAATTGAAGATTTAAGTAAAAGGGAAATTGAAATACTCCAATTAATCAATAAAGGCTTAACAAATCAAGATATAGCTGATAAACTATTTTTATCATTAGGAACAGTAAAATGGTATACCAATAATATTTACAGCAAACTGGGAGTAAAAAATAGAACGGCAGCTTTAGCTGTGGCCAGGAAGCTAAATTTATTATAA
- the thiM gene encoding hydroxyethylthiazole kinase, giving the protein MILKKIDQLTEILLEIKKQNPLIHHITNYVTANDCANIVLALGGSPIMADCCEEVEEIVSMASALTLNLGTLNEKTANSMIIAGKKANRLKIPVILDPVGVGATQFRREMLKEILEEVEVAVIKGNLTEIKNIYGIREKAKGVDSVNDGIFYEEKKGLAIEVSKKFKCITVITGKEDIITDGGKVYIVENGTPLLAKITGTGCMTASLISTCCSVTENYLLASLLGVLIMGICGELATIENRGLGSFKVKLFDHISNFTKEELKKGRFYEE; this is encoded by the coding sequence TTGATCCTTAAAAAAATAGATCAGTTAACTGAAATTTTATTAGAAATAAAAAAACAAAATCCCCTTATACATCATATTACTAACTATGTAACTGCCAATGATTGTGCTAATATCGTTTTAGCTTTAGGGGGAAGTCCAATAATGGCAGATTGTTGTGAGGAAGTAGAAGAAATAGTTTCAATGGCATCAGCCTTAACTTTGAATTTAGGAACATTAAATGAAAAGACAGCCAATTCAATGATTATAGCAGGGAAAAAAGCTAATAGATTAAAGATTCCAGTTATCTTAGATCCAGTGGGAGTAGGAGCTACCCAGTTTAGAAGGGAAATGTTAAAGGAAATATTAGAAGAAGTTGAAGTAGCTGTTATAAAAGGGAATTTAACGGAAATAAAAAACATCTATGGTATTAGGGAAAAAGCTAAAGGTGTAGACTCAGTTAATGATGGAATATTTTATGAAGAAAAAAAAGGGTTGGCTATAGAAGTTTCAAAAAAATTTAAATGTATAACTGTAATCACAGGAAAAGAGGATATAATCACCGATGGGGGAAAAGTATATATAGTAGAGAATGGAACTCCGCTTCTTGCAAAAATCACTGGAACTGGCTGTATGACAGCCTCTTTAATTAGTACTTGCTGTAGTGTGACAGAAAATTATTTATTAGCATCACTTTTAGGTGTGTTGATTATGGGAATTTGTGGAGAATTGGCAACTATTGAAAATAGAGGTCTTGGCTCTTTTAAAGTGAAATTATTTGACCATATTAGTAACTTTACAAAGGAGGAGCTAAAAAAGGGGCGATTTTATGAAGAATAA
- a CDS encoding GNAT family N-acetyltransferase encodes MEIIYKKVKAEDYGDILDIAKDIWGGSDYLPHVFHQWVEDKGYFLGAYNRQGKLVGCSKLTFLLDKTGWLEGLRVHVDYRNLGIGKELAKRTLDIAKNFLQKGEIERIAFATHVTNRESIHINSRFGYQKIWQNIIVSKDDNYLPKMKKEEFKVEHFQMTYQEFMELEYTKKHKGLISLAFRLEKATEEVIAKMNKKGQFISINGYKGMFENKGEISFESFELNPEAIHLFYEYFSIIAKEQDLQLPCTTLLEEELIIKDQLVQYDFETWYDWQPDYFYYELT; translated from the coding sequence GTGGAAATAATATATAAAAAAGTAAAAGCTGAAGATTATGGAGATATTTTAGATATAGCAAAGGATATTTGGGGTGGTAGTGATTATTTACCCCATGTTTTTCATCAATGGGTAGAAGATAAAGGATATTTTTTAGGGGCTTATAATAGACAGGGTAAATTAGTGGGTTGTAGTAAACTGACATTTTTATTAGATAAAACAGGATGGCTTGAAGGTTTAAGGGTTCACGTTGATTATAGGAATCTCGGCATCGGGAAAGAATTGGCTAAAAGGACACTGGACATCGCAAAAAACTTTTTGCAAAAAGGGGAGATAGAGAGGATCGCCTTTGCTACCCATGTAACTAATAGGGAGAGTATCCATATCAACAGTAGATTTGGTTATCAAAAAATTTGGCAAAACATTATTGTATCAAAAGATGACAATTATCTCCCTAAAATGAAAAAGGAAGAATTTAAAGTGGAACATTTCCAAATGACTTATCAGGAGTTTATGGAATTAGAATATACCAAAAAACACAAAGGTTTAATTTCTTTAGCTTTTAGGTTGGAAAAGGCCACTGAAGAGGTAATAGCAAAAATGAATAAAAAAGGGCAATTCATTTCCATCAATGGCTATAAAGGAATGTTTGAAAACAAAGGAGAAATTTCCTTTGAATCCTTTGAATTAAATCCTGAAGCTATTCACCTTTTTTATGAATATTTTTCTATTATTGCTAAAGAACAAGATCTGCAACTTCCCTGTACTACCTTGTTAGAGGAAGAACTAATTATCAAAGACCAATTAGTACAATATGATTTTGAAACATGGTATGATTGGCAACCTGACTATTTTTATTATGAGTTAACTTAA
- the thiW gene encoding energy coupling factor transporter S component ThiW: MNQTKRLATAGIFITIGVISSHLSIPIGAAKVFPIQHCLNLLTAMLFPLSYTIYIPLAISIIRNILGTGTLLAFPGSIIGAFLAGLLYRKTKKGELAFLGELIGTGIFGAILAYPIVKFILGREAALFFFVIPFSLSSLFGATIGYMIFNLIKYIIDKK; the protein is encoded by the coding sequence GTGAATCAAACTAAAAGATTGGCTACAGCTGGAATTTTTATCACCATAGGGGTAATATCTTCTCATTTATCCATTCCTATTGGGGCAGCAAAGGTATTTCCAATACAACACTGTTTAAACCTGTTGACAGCTATGTTATTTCCCTTAAGTTACACCATTTACATTCCTTTGGCAATTTCCATTATACGGAACATCTTAGGAACAGGGACTTTATTAGCTTTTCCTGGAAGTATAATCGGGGCATTTTTGGCAGGTTTGTTATATAGAAAAACAAAAAAAGGGGAATTGGCATTTTTAGGGGAATTGATAGGTACAGGTATATTTGGAGCGATATTAGCTTATCCAATAGTAAAATTCATTTTAGGTAGAGAAGCAGCCCTTTTCTTTTTTGTAATTCCCTTTTCTTTAAGTTCTTTGTTTGGGGCTACAATAGGTTATATGATATTTAATTTAATAAAATATATTATTGATAAAAAATAA
- the thiD gene encoding bifunctional hydroxymethylpyrimidine kinase/phosphomethylpyrimidine kinase: MKKLLTIAGSDSSGGAGIQADLKTFSSLGTYGMSVITAITAQNTQGVFGVQDIDEEVVYKQIEAIFSDIEVDGVKIGMVSKSSTIEIIVSALKKFKAKNIVVDPVMVSKSGYHLLQREAKKALIEQLLPIATIVTPNLFEAEEITGLTIKDIKDMEKAGEIIHQMGPRFVLVKGGHLSEKPIDVLYDGEKFKYYEAERVNTKSTHGTGCTLSSAIAVYLAKGYQVDEGVKKAKEYITQALINAFPLGKGTGPVHHFYSWW; encoded by the coding sequence ATGAAAAAACTATTGACTATTGCCGGCTCTGATAGTTCTGGAGGTGCAGGGATTCAAGCTGACTTAAAAACCTTTTCTTCATTAGGGACATATGGAATGAGTGTAATAACAGCCATAACTGCCCAAAATACCCAAGGAGTCTTTGGAGTGCAAGATATTGATGAGGAAGTAGTTTATAAGCAGATAGAAGCTATATTTAGTGATATAGAAGTAGATGGGGTAAAAATAGGTATGGTTTCAAAAAGTAGTACCATTGAAATAATAGTTTCAGCCCTTAAAAAATTTAAAGCTAAAAACATAGTAGTAGACCCCGTTATGGTATCAAAAAGTGGTTATCACCTACTGCAAAGGGAAGCAAAAAAAGCACTTATTGAACAATTACTTCCCATAGCAACAATAGTTACCCCAAACCTTTTTGAAGCAGAGGAAATTACTGGTTTAACAATTAAAGATATTAAAGATATGGAAAAGGCTGGGGAAATAATACATCAAATGGGGCCTAGATTTGTTTTAGTTAAAGGAGGTCATTTATCAGAAAAGCCAATAGATGTTTTATACGATGGAGAAAAATTTAAATATTATGAAGCTGAGAGGGTTAATACAAAAAGTACCCATGGAACCGGCTGTACCTTATCCTCTGCCATAGCAGTATATTTAGCAAAGGGATATCAAGTTGATGAAGGGGTAAAAAAGGCGAAAGAATATATTACCCAAGCTTTAATAAATGCCTTTCCATTAGGGAAGGGAACAGGGCCTGTTCACCATTTTTATTCTTGGTGGTGA
- a CDS encoding PAS domain S-box protein, whose translation MKKKEGKFENLIEKIFDLVAITDFTGNFSWVGKSHEVLGYNLAELIGKNALELIHPQDLPYIRKEFIKLVSGEIEQTKVVFRYQKADGSYIWLETIGQIINGEQGIIFSSRDVTPYFEKQQALNLTLKYYNDFIEDIFKPIDYQQLADDLANNFNSLAVAINIYEEDGSFFTTKALGVKGKILDKAVKILGMTVIGKKWKHDNVRAEKIKNSTTTIFQKLEDLTGDVIPREIIRILQNTFNIGEVAVVKIMKGNKMFGDFTVIMPKGVNFTNKAVAEIFANQLGLLLERQQKEIERLKMEKVLKESEYKYRNIFNHSPVGIFRFNKEGIITDCNKAFIEILGSSRERLIGFPIFNIKNQGVIDGVKKALAGENSYFEGIYTSVTNNKSIYVFAKFAPIYTDNREIIGGMGIVEDMTKRKIMEDMLHFEKEYLSTTLLGIGDGVISTDKEGYINLINPAAEKITGWKKEEVIGKQFYEIIKVIEREENAVKMERKDKKIIYIEKNKSPIKDPKGEIIGEITIFRDCTEKIEKQKKIEYLSYYDELTGLYNRRFIVEQLNKLDKLENLPLGIIVVDINGLKITNDAFGHDTGDRLIKLVGNILTQCCPPDSLIGRMGGDEFVILLPQKDEKKVEDIIDEIKKTGEKSKLESVVVSFAIGYAVKKQQGENIREIYKLADHNMYKDKIRNGKSVGGEIVENVLRTINSQYFQEQVHSERVAKYCEAIGKALNLRAREIHILKGAGALHDIGKITVSPQILNKRGKLSSEEFEEVKRHSEIGYQILRSVDEYLPMAEFVLCHHERWDGKGYPRGLKGEEIPLGARIISVADAFEAMTAKRSYQKTKTKEEALAELKKCAGTQFDPEVVDLFIKIMT comes from the coding sequence ATGAAGAAAAAAGAAGGAAAATTCGAGAACTTAATAGAAAAAATTTTTGATTTAGTAGCAATTACTGATTTTACTGGAAATTTTTCCTGGGTAGGAAAGTCCCATGAGGTGTTAGGCTATAATTTAGCAGAACTTATTGGGAAAAATGCTTTGGAGTTAATTCATCCCCAAGACCTTCCCTATATTAGAAAAGAATTTATCAAACTGGTTTCTGGAGAAATTGAACAAACAAAAGTCGTTTTTCGTTATCAAAAAGCTGATGGAAGCTATATTTGGCTAGAAACTATAGGACAAATAATAAATGGAGAACAAGGAATAATTTTCAGTTCAAGGGATGTCACACCTTATTTTGAAAAACAGCAAGCCTTAAACCTAACCCTTAAATATTATAATGACTTTATTGAAGATATTTTCAAACCAATAGATTATCAGCAACTAGCCGATGACCTTGCTAATAATTTTAATTCTTTAGCAGTAGCTATAAATATTTATGAAGAAGATGGAAGTTTTTTCACAACAAAGGCTTTGGGGGTAAAAGGAAAAATTTTAGATAAAGCCGTTAAAATACTGGGTATGACGGTAATAGGTAAAAAATGGAAACATGATAATGTAAGGGCAGAAAAAATAAAAAATAGTACAACTACAATTTTTCAAAAACTAGAAGATTTAACAGGAGATGTCATACCAAGGGAAATCATTAGAATTTTACAAAACACCTTTAACATTGGTGAAGTGGCAGTAGTTAAGATAATGAAGGGAAATAAAATGTTTGGAGATTTTACTGTGATAATGCCTAAAGGGGTAAACTTTACTAACAAAGCTGTAGCAGAAATATTTGCTAATCAGTTAGGATTATTATTGGAAAGGCAGCAAAAGGAAATTGAAAGATTAAAAATGGAAAAGGTATTAAAGGAAAGTGAATATAAATACCGCAATATCTTTAACCATTCTCCAGTAGGAATTTTCCGTTTTAATAAGGAAGGGATAATAACTGACTGTAATAAAGCTTTTATAGAAATTTTAGGTTCATCTCGGGAGCGTTTAATAGGTTTCCCTATTTTTAACATTAAAAATCAAGGGGTAATAGATGGAGTTAAAAAGGCATTGGCAGGGGAAAACAGTTATTTTGAAGGGATATATACATCTGTTACTAATAATAAATCTATTTATGTCTTTGCAAAATTTGCCCCTATTTATACAGATAACCGGGAAATAATTGGTGGTATGGGTATTGTAGAGGATATGACAAAAAGAAAGATAATGGAAGATATGCTCCATTTTGAAAAAGAATATCTTAGTACAACATTATTGGGTATTGGAGATGGAGTTATCTCTACCGATAAAGAGGGATATATAAATTTAATAAATCCTGCAGCTGAAAAAATTACAGGTTGGAAAAAGGAAGAGGTAATAGGAAAACAATTTTATGAAATAATTAAGGTCATTGAGAGGGAAGAAAATGCCGTTAAAATGGAGAGGAAAGATAAAAAAATTATATATATTGAGAAAAACAAATCACCTATTAAAGACCCAAAAGGAGAAATAATAGGTGAAATTACCATTTTTAGAGATTGTACTGAAAAAATAGAGAAACAGAAAAAAATAGAATATCTTAGCTATTATGATGAACTAACTGGCCTTTATAATCGCCGATTTATTGTAGAACAGTTAAATAAATTAGATAAACTAGAAAACCTACCACTAGGTATTATTGTAGTGGATATCAATGGATTAAAAATAACCAATGATGCCTTTGGCCACGATACTGGAGATAGGTTAATTAAGCTGGTAGGAAATATTTTAACCCAATGTTGCCCTCCTGATAGTTTAATCGGCCGTATGGGTGGAGATGAATTTGTTATTTTACTCCCACAAAAAGATGAAAAAAAAGTAGAAGATATAATAGATGAAATTAAGAAAACAGGGGAAAAAAGTAAATTAGAATCGGTGGTAGTATCCTTTGCCATTGGCTATGCTGTAAAAAAACAACAAGGAGAAAATATAAGGGAAATTTATAAATTAGCAGACCATAATATGTATAAAGATAAAATTAGAAACGGAAAATCCGTTGGTGGTGAAATTGTAGAAAATGTTTTGCGAACTATTAACAGCCAATATTTCCAAGAGCAAGTTCATTCCGAAAGGGTTGCTAAATATTGTGAAGCTATAGGTAAAGCGTTGAATTTAAGGGCAAGGGAAATTCATATTTTAAAAGGGGCAGGGGCATTACACGATATAGGTAAAATAACGGTTTCGCCCCAGATATTAAATAAAAGGGGTAAATTATCTTCAGAAGAATTTGAAGAAGTTAAAAGACATTCTGAAATAGGATACCAAATTCTCCGTTCCGTAGATGAGTATCTGCCGATGGCAGAATTCGTCCTTTGTCATCATGAACGATGGGATGGTAAAGGATACCCTAGGGGGTTAAAGGGAGAAGAAATCCCCTTGGGTGCTAGAATTATTTCTGTTGCCGATGCCTTTGAAGCTATGACAGCAAAAAGAAGTTATCAAAAAACTAAAACAAAGGAAGAAGCATTGGCAGAACTAAAAAAGTGTGCTGGAACCCAATTTGACCCTGAGGTAGTAGACCTATTTATTAAGATAATGACTTAA
- a CDS encoding aminotransferase class I/II-fold pyridoxal phosphate-dependent enzyme, whose protein sequence is MKDINQNQTPLFTALKEYSKSGIVPFDVPGHKQGRGIKEFTEYVGTTIMELDVNSVKCLDNICNPIGVIKEAEDLAAQAFGADHSFFLVNGTTSGVQTMIMSACKPGDKIIIPRNAHKSAISGIILSGAIPIYIQPEINENLGIAMGVTVERVKKTIKAHPDAKAIFLINPTYYGATSNIKEIVEIAHQHSMAVLVDEAHGAHMGFHKEFPPSAMELGADMSAVSLHKTGGSLTQSSLLLLKKGIIDPFTVKTNLNLTQTTSASYLLMSSLDVARKQLATKGEEILTKVLKLVRDAREEINKIDGLYAFGKELVGTPGVYGFDETKLGVNVRKLGLTGFEVYDILRDHYKIQVELADYYNIMAIVSLGDTERSLQALVAALKDIAVKFRKDVEIKMITNVLKNPAVIVSPRDAYYSSKRVVKLDDAVGEISGEAIMAYPPGIPVVAPGERITKEMIEYIKLLKEEETLLQGTEDPYIEYIKVLGLNTNGFGK, encoded by the coding sequence TTGAAAGATATAAATCAAAATCAAACCCCTCTTTTTACAGCTTTAAAAGAATATAGCAAAAGTGGTATAGTTCCCTTTGATGTACCAGGCCATAAGCAGGGTAGAGGAATAAAGGAATTTACTGAATATGTTGGTACTACTATTATGGAGTTAGATGTGAATTCTGTGAAATGCCTTGACAATATCTGTAATCCCATCGGAGTTATCAAAGAAGCAGAGGATTTGGCAGCCCAAGCCTTTGGAGCTGATCATAGTTTTTTCTTAGTAAATGGTACCACTTCTGGCGTACAAACAATGATAATGAGTGCTTGTAAACCAGGGGATAAAATTATAATTCCAAGAAATGCCCATAAATCTGCCATATCTGGAATAATTTTAAGTGGGGCAATTCCTATCTATATTCAACCAGAAATAAATGAAAATTTAGGAATAGCCATGGGAGTAACAGTAGAAAGGGTAAAGAAAACAATCAAAGCCCATCCAGATGCTAAAGCTATTTTTTTAATAAATCCCACTTACTATGGAGCAACTTCAAATATTAAAGAAATCGTAGAAATTGCCCATCAACACTCTATGGCGGTATTAGTAGATGAAGCCCATGGAGCCCATATGGGTTTTCATAAAGAATTTCCCCCCTCTGCCATGGAACTAGGGGCAGATATGAGTGCCGTAAGTTTACACAAAACTGGGGGCTCACTAACACAAAGTTCCCTTTTATTATTAAAAAAGGGGATCATTGATCCCTTTACAGTTAAAACAAATCTAAATTTAACCCAAACCACCAGTGCATCTTATCTATTGATGTCTAGTTTAGACGTTGCCCGTAAACAATTGGCGACTAAAGGTGAAGAAATATTAACAAAAGTGTTAAAGCTAGTAAGGGATGCTAGGGAGGAAATAAACAAAATCGATGGTTTATACGCCTTTGGCAAAGAGTTAGTAGGAACGCCAGGGGTTTATGGCTTTGATGAAACAAAACTTGGTGTTAATGTGAGAAAACTAGGATTAACAGGTTTTGAAGTATACGATATTTTAAGGGATCACTATAAAATTCAGGTGGAATTAGCGGATTATTATAATATCATGGCTATAGTCAGTTTAGGGGATACAGAAAGGTCATTACAGGCTTTAGTAGCTGCTTTAAAAGACATTGCAGTTAAATTTAGAAAAGATGTAGAAATTAAAATGATAACTAATGTTTTAAAAAACCCTGCCGTCATAGTTTCCCCAAGGGATGCTTATTATAGCAGTAAAAGGGTTGTTAAACTAGATGATGCAGTTGGGGAAATCAGCGGCGAAGCGATTATGGCTTACCCTCCTGGAATACCTGTAGTAGCCCCCGGTGAACGAATTACTAAAGAAATGATTGAATACATTAAATTATTAAAGGAAGAGGAAACCCTTCTTCAAGGGACAGAAGATCCCTATATAGAATATATAAAAGTTTTAGGATTAAACACCAACGGTTTTGGTAAGTAA
- a CDS encoding GNAT family N-acetyltransferase, with the protein MYTGKLVRLRAYEKSDISTILQFLNDPEVKRLMNPGIPYPITVEDEEKWLASNSSLKETYSFAIETLEDGKYIGGCGINEINWKNSWATIGIFIGDKNYWGRGYGTDAIDTLVKFIFEQLNINKIKLEVFSFNERAINSYKKVGFKVEGVLREELFRDGKYHDILIMGLLRKEYLKG; encoded by the coding sequence TTGTATACTGGCAAATTAGTTAGATTGAGAGCTTATGAAAAAAGTGATATTAGTACAATTTTACAATTTTTGAATGATCCAGAAGTTAAAAGGTTAATGAACCCTGGAATTCCATATCCTATAACAGTAGAAGATGAAGAAAAATGGCTAGCAAGCAATAGTTCATTAAAGGAAACTTATTCTTTTGCCATTGAAACCCTTGAAGATGGCAAGTATATTGGCGGTTGTGGTATAAATGAAATAAACTGGAAAAATAGTTGGGCCACTATTGGTATTTTTATCGGTGATAAAAATTATTGGGGTAGAGGTTATGGTACTGATGCAATTGATACCTTAGTAAAATTTATATTTGAACAATTAAATATAAATAAAATTAAACTAGAAGTATTCTCTTTTAACGAAAGGGCAATTAATAGTTATAAAAAAGTTGGTTTTAAAGTTGAAGGGGTGTTAAGGGAAGAGCTTTTCAGAGACGGTAAATACCACGATATTTTGATAATGGGTCTGTTAAGAAAAGAATATTTGAAAGGATAA
- a CDS encoding zinc dependent phospholipase C family protein, producing the protein MIINTHMLIAKRVYGNLKSKLVFKLQKNNFIYGNIKPDLILPLSSRAHTLTDSLEFILEEANKLIYSQDIDLETFSTNLGVINHFLADFFCSPHYYKGNFPSFANHLMYEIALHNFFKKMDYDTPLTVENLKIQNLFNIDMKETIFLLENEYLEESPKLERDIIFALKATTLISYHIVKNSKFNITLPVGKVMAL; encoded by the coding sequence ATGATAATTAACACCCATATGCTAATCGCCAAAAGGGTTTATGGTAATTTAAAGTCAAAGCTTGTTTTTAAGCTCCAGAAAAATAACTTTATCTATGGCAATATTAAACCGGATTTAATCTTACCTTTATCTTCTAGGGCCCATACTTTAACGGATTCTTTAGAATTTATCTTAGAAGAAGCTAATAAATTAATTTATTCCCAAGACATAGACTTAGAGACCTTTTCCACAAATTTAGGGGTAATTAACCACTTTTTAGCAGATTTTTTCTGTAGTCCCCATTATTATAAAGGGAATTTCCCTAGCTTTGCTAATCACTTAATGTATGAAATTGCTTTACACAATTTTTTTAAAAAAATGGATTATGATACTCCTTTAACTGTGGAAAACCTTAAAATACAAAACCTGTTTAACATCGATATGAAGGAAACGATTTTTTTATTAGAAAATGAATATTTAGAGGAGTCGCCAAAATTAGAAAGGGACATAATTTTTGCCTTAAAGGCCACCACATTGATCAGTTATCATATAGTAAAAAATTCTAAATTTAATATAACTTTACCAGTAGGAAAGGTTATGGCATTATAA